AACATCCTTGCCCGCAGCTTGCCAAGCACAAATAGGCACTGCAACAACGCATTGATGTAGCAAGTGTTTCCAAGATTCGGCATCCCTCTGATAACACAGCCATGCCCCTTCACTAATCCAGATTCTTGACCAAATAATTCCTTGCCAAACACCATCCCCTGCTCAACAGTCAGTGCACTGAGGGTCAAGTCAAATTCACATTTGAAGCAATACCCCTTATATGGATCACTGTACCACAAACCAACCCAATGGTGTTCAAACTTCCGCGCATGCAGCCGGGCATGTCCATGCGGTTTTTTCTTGGCCTCAGCTCTAGTGCAGAAATGCTTGTTGCATCCCGTGCACACCATGATACGGGTCCTCCCATTGATCTTACACCCGGGATGTTGGCACGCCGGAATGTTCTTGGAGGTGGTGACCTCTGACACAATCAGAGTAACGTCTTCCTCGTCCAATAAGTGTCTGCATTCCGCTCTGTCGCTTTCTGATTCCGTGTCATCGACCTCCATATTCAGACAACGTTCACAAATGAAGCAGTACAGAGTGTCCGGTTTACTGAACAATGCAGCGACACAATGCTGCTCCAGATCGGCGTGCCACCGGGCGTGTCCCTGCGGCTTGTCCATGGTCCCGTCCCCAATGCAGAAAGGCAAGCTGCAATCGATGCACACCAAGATACTGCTCTTTTCCACCTTGTTCTCACACAGGTAATGCTCACACCTCGCGGCGAACTTGGAGGACCTGAGCTTTGATATGAACTGTACCATGTCTTCCTCGAAACGTACGAAGTGGGCGCATAACTCCTCATCGGTGTTgctggtcgtcgccgccgccttctctccCGGCTTGCTCGCCCCCGGCAAAGCCGGGTCGCCGCATCCGGGATCGGGTACGGCCGGAGCAAGCAGGTTCAGGTCCAGGTCCAGGCGGGGGGCTTTGAGCGGCCTCCCCTCGCTCGCCTTCTCTTCCGGCATGCTCGCCTCCGGCGAAGCCGTGTCGCCGCATCCGGGATCGGGCACGGCCGCAGCAAACAGATCCAGGTTCAGGTCCAAATCCAGGCGGGGGGCATTGAGCGGCCTCCCCTTGCTCGCCTTCTCCTCGTCCATCCCGCCTAGGGGAGCAAGAACCACAAGAAAGAATCGAGTTAATCCATCCATAAAATCCACAACGAATCAACACAAGCCATACGAAGATTAGCATGAAACAAGAAGGCTAAACGATACAGGCAAATCATCAAACAGGTTGGCCGTTAGGCGAGGACGACCAATCCAATTCCAACAACCTCGACGCCACGAACCGTAGTCATACTAGGGTGAACTACGAGAGCTCAACAAGCGGGAAAACCACGAAGAACATTCCGGCGAGGAACCAcgaacgccgcgccgccgcggattCCGGCACCAAGTAAAACCCCCACCCCaacccccaccgccaccgccacaactaccaccaccaccaacaacaacaaccgaGCGATCGGCCCCGCGTCGGCGACGAACAGAGGGATTTTTGGGGGGGAAGAAATGGAGGGGAAAACTCACCGGAGGATGCGAGGAGGGGCACGGAATCGGCCGGCGCGCGAGCCGCGGCGTCctgcgacaacgacgacgacgaggaggccgaggagtTGGGAGGGAGACGGTGACGTGGCGTTGGGCGGGTTGGGTGGTGGTGGGCTTTTGGGCGTGTGAATGCTTCTGATCCATTTGGCTTAAATAGCCAGGAGGGGAAATCAAGGCCCGGCCCAGTAGGTGTCAACCCTCTAACAGGCTGGGCTGATCCAAACCAAGGTCCTGAGTAACACGACCTTAAGTTCTAAGTTTAGAAGTGAATTTCAAATTAGATTGTTTATAAGAGGCTGTTTCTAATTTAAAAGGTTCATTAGGTTGTTTGATGGGCTAAGTTCCCGATTTAAGACTCCATATATTTAaatggatatagaggccggataaaaaatacccttctccaaaaaaaaaaacaatgagaaATAGCCACTATCCTGCTGCTGATGGTTTGCTCTCACACAAGCAACGGAGAGCTCAATATCCACTGTGGTCAGTTATATATAAACTTCAATGAATTGAGTCTGGCAACCGTGAATCGTGATGGGTGATATCATATAAAAACGAACCAAGAGTTGCTCTACTGATGTAGACTGACTCTAAGCTATAACGGGTTAAGAAGAGCATAACATACACAAGGCCCAAGTTGGAGGGATGCAGTTTATCTACTGCAGCTTTAGAATGCCTATTCACTTTACTGCCCATGATATTACAGTCACACTTGCCTCAAGGCTAATTATGCAGCTCCTCCAAACAAATGTTTTGATCATAGATAGAACATGGggggttttttttgtttctatttcaTTAACCTAAACCATGCTATTCTGCCAGAAAGAAGCGAAGGGCAGTTCTTCATGGCAACAGAGAATTGTCCCTACGGCGAGCTGCTATGGCGCTCCAGGGCACCCTCGTGCGTCCGCTTCTTCATGTGGATTGCGCTGAAAGATCGGTGCTTCACTGCTGACAACTTTgaccgacccggcaaaaaaaaaaaaaaaaagaggaaaagaaaaggagagcaaAGGGCAGGACAGCGCTATCATAAGTCGAAAACATGTTTCTATGCTAAAGAAAACAAGCAAACCATGCCAGGAAAATTCATTTGTGCACCACTGTGGAAGCATGGTTACTTTGATTTACTAGTTTATTTcgacaaacaaaaacaaatgtgCACACAGTATGCAATAATTCACATGCTCAATGCATTCAGGTTTTATATTGGCTATGCTGCAAGGTACTCCTACCACAACTCATCCCTAAAGTGTATCCTTTGGTATCTGTGTCCACTGCGGGTTTCTGTTCAAAATCGCTGGATAGCTCACATTGTGGGATCTGGCCCGGTTTCTGCGGAATCTAGCCCAAATCGCAGAGGCCAGAGGCTGGAGGTCCCAAAGTGGAGATGCAAATAAACACATTACATGTATCCACCGTCCAGAACACCGTCCAGACTGGAGAGGATTTGTTCACCAGAGATTCCAGTCATCCTTTCTTGTTTGATCCATCAGAACACCAGAAACTGTAGGGGACTTCCAAAGCAACAAGCAAGCAAGTACTCAAAGCATGCTGCACATGGTCCATCTAGGAAATTATATGCCTGAAACCATGTCGCTTAGCTTGCACATCCAAAAAATTTGGGGGACTAAAGCTCAAGATATATCAAGTAATATCGTTCTGTATTTTAGACCTATTGTAAAGCATTATCAATCATTAGTACAGTCCTGCTCATTTACAAATGGCACATGTCCTATTCCTTCATTCTTATTCCAGGAAAAGAAGTACGTTCCTCACGAACAAAAAGGAGATTATGAATGCGATCTATTTGCAGTCCTACAATGACTCAGCCAAAGCAACAAAATTGGACTTGATCATGACGTCTACTGAATGGATCTTTGTCCATCCAAAGAATGTTTGCTAATCTAACCAATTTACTTCCTTGGACGTTAGCCTCCAATCCTCTCGTAGAAGAAAAGGGAGGCCTCGCACTTGAGAACTTCTTCTAGAGATACTTGTCTGATGTTTGTATCACTTGCACAATACCATGGAGAAGGGCCACCGTGAGGTTGCTCTTGATTCGGTCTCACGTAAGCAACCATGTGCCCTGATCTGGTGCTGGGGCCAATGTGTTCAATGACACCTATAAGGTGATAGCTGGAATTGTCTTTGTCCTCAGAACTGAAGGTTACAGAAAACAAAAGCAATCAAACAATACTCTCAGATATAAACAAATACGATTAATCAAAACTGCATAATAGTGCAAGGATAAAACATTTAACGAATGAAGGCCCTTCAATGAATTTCAACATACCACTGAAAGATGTAAGGATTATCTATACGATTATATGCATTTGCCAGTGCAAAGGCTGGGATATTTATTTTCAGTATCTAAAAGCTTTATATGATTATAACCCTTATAATAACAAAAGTACTAAAATCAGAAAAAGCCAAACCAATATATTTCAACAAATTCATTTGGAGGCACTTAACCACCTACAAACATAATGGCAGTGATATCTAAAGCATAATAAAATTctgattttctaacaaaatgTATTAGTAAAGCTAGTCAAAATatacaaacaagaaaaaaactacTTGCTTACTGTGAATCATAAATTTATTGAAACTGGCACATGCTTATATAGATATTGTCATGCATAAATGCCAATAGTCAATACCTGGGGTCCATGAACTGTCCTACATCAAGGATCTCCTCAAAGCTCACGTGTCCTCTAACTTTACCAGTCAGCTGGGATCTCTTCAGATGAATGGCAAACACAGGTGGCAGCTTGTTAATAAAACGAGTTTGAATCCCACCTTGATACCTATCCTCCCGCTCCTTTTGGTTTGGACCCACTTGGTCTGCACTATGATCTAGCTTTACTTGATCTAGAGAGCTGGCATTTTGACCCTGGCCACTCAACTGGTTGGCCAGTTCCTCAGCTGCAAGGCAGCTAGGTACAACTTCTTGAACACCTTCATggcattcattttttttgttggctgtGTTATCAGAGGCCAAGTCTTGTTCACCACTGTCCAAATTGCTATATTGCTCGCTTTGGCATGCTATCTTGTCCGACTGCTCAGTTTGATCTCCATCAATTATTTTATTCTCACTGGTGCTTGCCATCATCTGTTCACTATCTTTACCACTAGTGGTGCTCCTACGGCGAGCAATTTCAGAACAGTTCTCACATTTCCATTCCACCATCTCAGCTTCAAAATGCAGTTCTAGGCACTCCTCAATCGATGCAAGAGAGTTGTTATCCTTCGCCTTGCCATAAGCCATATTGCTAAACTGAGCTTTCCCCTTGTCTTCTGCAGAACCTTCTACAGAGCAAACGTTTTTCTTGGCTTCTATACTAACTTCTGGCTCACTGGGCGTATACTCAAGACCAGCATTGTAATTTTTCCCTAAATCATCAGCCTTAGTTGGCGCCTGAATAATCTCCCCTGGGACCTCATCCTTCTGAATTTGGGAAGGAACATGTACACCATCCTTGCTTTGCGAGTGCTGTTCCACTTCAACAGAATCTGCAGAATCAAGCATATATAAGGCTATAATTTATCTGCATCAGCAACAACATGCAACCATCAACCTTCATTCTCTACGATCTGAAGCTGCATTTCTTCGAGAATCTCCGTACTTGATTAAGTAAACCAACCTTCTAGAGCAAAATTTTGTGTATGAAGACAAGGACTCAGCAAATAAACAATCTTCCACTCCAAGCTCTTAATTGCTACACTACGACAAACAACTCTTCCATGCTAACACTGCTCAAACGTCATGCTTCTTTTATGTAGCCATCCTGAAGGTTTTCCATATATTTCTTCACTCCATGTGTTTAGCAAGCCCTCACAACTTTTTCTGTCTAACTAGAATTGGGGATccattccaaaaaaaatgtatgttTTCTCTTTATGATGAGAAAAATAATGGTGGTGTGATTACAATATTCCTTAGTTTTTTGCATTCAATCCTCAAAAGATGTATATGGTCTGCACAATCCTCTATACCTGCATATCTGTTTAAAAAtgttctctcttcttttatttagAAACAGGATGCATGAACTTACCAACTTCCAAAGGCTCAGATGGTTTTTCTTTGTCCACATCTCCCAGATCAAAACCAGTGATATGAGAATCACGTCCTTCAGCAATTGCTTGAACAATTTCGGTGTTACTCATGTCAACCTTTGGGAATAGTTTGATACCAATCTTCTCTCGAGACATGCAACTTATGTTCCTTGATGGCAGTGGAACTGATAGATCATACATTACTTCATGAGAAACTGAATTATATGAGCAACGCCTGCAGGATACGGTAGCAGATAGCTGAACACGAAAAATGGAATCAACAACTGTAGTAGACACTGCAGGAATCATTGACTTCTCCTCCTTTTCCAATTGATTCTGTACAAAGCAAAGCAATTCATAGCTATCTTCCATATCACTGCCTGCAAATTGTGCATTCAACATACGAACACGATCCAAGAACTTCGTCGGGTTCAGTGGGCGTTGTGCATTATTCACACTGTTTACCTCCTGAAAGAGCTCTTTTAGTGCGCTACCCACGAACCCAGAAGGAGCATCTGATGCTAACATCCTTGCCCGCAGTTTTTCAAGCACAAAGAGGCACTGCAATAACGCATTCACGTAGCAAGTGTTCCCAAGATTCGGAATCCCTCTGATAACACAGCCATGCCTCTTTGCTAATCCAGATTCTTGATCAAATGCCTCCTTGCCAAACACCATCCCCCTCTCAGCATTCGGTGCACCTAGGATCCATTCGAATTCACATTTGAAGCAGTACCCCATATATGGATTACTGTACCACAAACCAACCCAATGGTGTTCACACTTCTGGGCATGCAGACGGGCATGTCCATAAGGTTTTTTCATGGCCTCAGCTCTAGTGCAGAAATGCTTGTTGCATCCTGTGCAAACCATGATATGGGTATTCCCAGTGATCGTACACCCGGGATGTTGGCACGCCTGAACGTTCTTGGAGGCGAAGATCTCTGACACGATCAGAGTGATTTCTTCCTCATCCAATACAAAGTGTTCGCATCCCACTTGGTCGCTGCTGCTGTCACTTTCTGCCTCCATGTCACTCATCTCCAAGTTCAGACAACGTTCACAAATGAAGCAGTACAGAGTATCCGGTTTACTGAACAACGCAGCAACACAATGCTTCTCCAGATGAGCGTAGAATTGGGCGTGTTCCTGGGCGTGTCCCTGCGGCTTGTTCATGGTCCCGTCCCCAATGCAGAAAGGCAAGCTGCAGTCGATGCACACCATGATACTGCTCTTGTCCACCTTGCTATCGCACATGAGACGCTGACAACTCGGGGTGAACTTGGAGGCCATGAGCCTTGATACGAACATTGCCATGTCTTCCTCGAAACGTTCTAAGTGGGGGCATAACCCCTCCTCGGTGTTgctggtcggcgccgccgccttctccttaGGCTTGCTCACCTCCGGCGGAGCCGTCTCGCCGCATCCGGGATCGGGCGTGGCCGCAGCCAGCGGGTCCAGGTCCTTGCGGGGGGATTTGAGCGGCCTCCCCTTGCTCGCCTTGTCGTCGTCCATCACGCCTGGGGACGCAAGAACAACAAGAAAGAATCGAGTTAATCCATAAAATCCCCATCGAATCAAACAAAGCCATACGAAAAAAACAGCACAAACCAAGCATGAAACAACAAGGCTAAACGGAACAAGCAAATCATCAAACAGGTTGGCCGCCGTTAGGCGAGGGACGACCAAAATCCAACTCCAACAACAAACCACGCCACGCACGAACCCGTACTCAGGCTAGGGCAAACCACGAGAGCTCCACAAGCGGGGAAACCACGGAAATTCCGGCGAGGAACCACGAACGCGGCGGATTCCAGCACCAAGCAaaaccccaaccccaacccctacccccactaccaccaccaccaccaccaccaccccaaccacaaccaacaacaacaaaaaaccGAGCGATCAACCCCGCGTCGGCGACGAACAGGGGGATTTGGGGGGAGAAATGGAGGGGAAATCTCACCGGGAAGACGCGAGGAGGGCGCCGAATCGATCGGGCGCGCGAGCCGCGGGCGTCTCGCGACGACGAGGTCGAGGAGGAGttggagaggagaaggggagggaccgagggagggagggagagctGGTTTGGTGGAGAGGGTGGCGTTGGGCGGTTACTTGGCGTGGTGATGGGCTTTGGAGTTGGGAGGCGTAGCGCGTAAGCGGGCGTGTCGTGTGAATGCATCTTTCTGCCTTGATGGGGCGTGAATAGCCAGGGCCCAAGGGAAAGGAAATCAAGGCCCGGCCCAGTAGGCTTCAGCCCTCCAATGTGCTCTCTGAATAAATCTAccttctcctcttctttctATACTTTTTGCCAATAAAGTTTGCTCCTGCTTTTATTACTACTATACTGCTccttataattttataattatatgagaGCTGAGGCAAGCCTCCTGCCCTTTCTTGTTTACAGGAGCAAATCCATCAACAGTTCAACATCGACCACACAGATCAAGATACAGAGCTGTTGAGCACTGGAAAAAATAATGCACAAGGTATTGTTCTTTTCAGTCAACGATGGTGCATTTTTTTGTAATAACTTTCTCTATCAACATTTTTTAGAATATTCTTTGAATCGACTTTTcaacttttaagttttaacgGTTAATTTAACCGTCCATGTCCCCAATTATTATCAAGAACTCAGTTTCATCCATCATCCGACACCACTTTAGCAAGCCATGATCTTTACCCAGAGAGTCAAAAGGCAGTAGGTTGGCAATGCagtatctgaaattctgaatcatGTTGCAGCATATAACAGTTGTATAGATTGTCCATcacagaagaaaaaaatctgGAGTAAAGCTCATCGAATCAAGTACGATCTCACAGAGTGTGCGCACTTAGAAGTACAATCTCACAGAACCGTACCAATGCTGATATGATATACACAACTTTCTCACTTCATTACTCCTgctttgtttttaagtttttctttttcgttcAAGAGAACCCTAATATATTCCTCAtggacaaaggaaaaaaaagaatgtgaaTGACTGTAACCAGATCAAATGATCAAGAACAC
The Oryza glaberrima chromosome 8, OglaRS2, whole genome shotgun sequence DNA segment above includes these coding regions:
- the LOC127781843 gene encoding ubiquitin carboxyl-terminal hydrolase 2-like codes for the protein MDDDKASKGRPLKSPRKDLDPLAAATPDPGCGETAPPEVSKPKEKAAAPTSNTEEGLCPHLERFEEDMAMFVSRLMASKFTPSCQRLMCDSKVDKSSIMVCIDCSLPFCIGDGTMNKPQGHAQEHAQFYAHLEKHCVAALFSKPDTLYCFICERCLNLEMSDMEAESDSSSDQVGCEHFVLDEEEITLIVSEIFASKNVQACQHPGCTITGNTHIMVCTGCNKHFCTRAEAMKKPYGHARLHAQKCEHHWVGLWYSNPYMGYCFKCEFEWILGAPNAERGMVFGKEAFDQESGLAKRHGCVIRGIPNLGNTCYVNALLQCLFVLEKLRARMLASDAPSGFVGSALKELFQEVNSVNNAQRPLNPTKFLDRVRMLNAQFAGSDMEDSYELLCFVQNQLEKEEKSMIPAVSTTVVDSIFRVQLSATVSCRRCSYNSVSHEVMYDLSVPLPSRNISCMSREKIGIKLFPKVDMSNTEIVQAIAEGRDSHITGFDLGDVDKEKPSEPLEVDSVEVEQHSQSKDGVHVPSQIQKDEVPGEIIQAPTKADDLGKNYNAGLEYTPSEPEVSIEAKKNVCSVEGSAEDKGKAQFSNMAYGKAKDNNSLASIEECLELHFEAEMVEWKCENCSEIARRRSTTSGKDSEQMMASTSENKIIDGDQTEQSDKIACQSEQYSNLDSGEQDLASDNTANKKNECHEGVQEVVPSCLAAEELANQLSGQGQNASSLDQVKLDHSADQVGPNQKEREDRYQGGIQTRFINKLPPVFAIHLKRSQLTGKVRGHVSFEEILDVGQFMDPSSEDKDNSSYHLIGVIEHIGPSTRSGHMVAYVRPNQEQPHGGPSPWYCASDTNIRQVSLEEVLKCEASLFFYERIGG